ACGTCCCTTGGGACGATGTGAGTAGCTCCTCCCCAATAGACGGCTACGGAATCAGTGGCTTTCAGGATCGCGGAGATCGCATGAGTAAGTTCGCTAGCTAACTGCTTCTTATCGTTGGGACCGCTTGCCGAAACTATCAAGTGAGCCTTCGAATTTAGAATAAGATCGTCGTCATTCTCCCAGTACCGAGAGGTCTTCAAGGGACCAGATAGTTCGGAGACCGGAATCGGAGCATCAATGCTGCCACACGAAATTGTGACTCCGTTGATAGTGTAGGTGATCGAATTCTCGGTGTATGCGATCTCCTGCACATTCGGCAGCAGACTCTCGAGTTCCCCGGCAGTTGGTCCGCCGGGGCTTGAGAGGATAATCATTGCGACGACTAGATTCATCTTACTTTAGTGAACGTGAAGTCCATACGCGCAGGCTAGCGCGGAGCGCTGGCCGGAGTTGTATGGGACGACTGGATATGTATTCTTCTTTTTCGATTAGCTGGGGTGATTGGGTCAGGTGCTTCCCAATTGCTTTGTAAATTCAGCAACTTCTTTAGGTGAGGTGCGATCTCCAAGGAAAAACACTGGCGTTTCTATCTCTGCTAACTCATTTATCAATTCTTGATAGTCTTTCATCAGTAGTGTCCACTCTGATGAGTTGTGTGACTTCTTCCAAGCGGCAATCGTGGCGCTAGAAACTTCAACGGCGTTCATGCCACAACATTCGATCACG
The Pelagicoccus sp. SDUM812003 DNA segment above includes these coding regions:
- a CDS encoding DUF4261 domain-containing protein, with protein sequence MNLVVAMIILSSPGGPTAGELESLLPNVQEIAYTENSITYTINGVTISCGSIDAPIPVSELSGPLKTSRYWENDDDLILNSKAHLIVSASGPNDKKQLASELTHAISAILKATDSVAVYWGGATHIVPRDVFSEIADYIPEGALPLYLWIDFRMIEEEDGTVSLFTTGMKEFDLMEVEIERSRGSFEEIYDIGFNACHYVMDNGPVLGDGDTFGLSENQILKVHHQESFVDRSETVINIKME
- a CDS encoding DUF6331 family protein, producing the protein MNRPTHTQAICTICGASVLKSTATRNGGLCASCIKYVYDQSLNPRIDALEIEIGDHLMSFFEESQVHCVIECCGMNAVEVSSATIAAWKKSHNSSEWTLLMKDYQELINELAEIETPVFFLGDRTSPKEVAEFTKQLGST